One genomic window of Cannabis sativa cultivar Pink pepper isolate KNU-18-1 chromosome 2, ASM2916894v1, whole genome shotgun sequence includes the following:
- the LOC115719880 gene encoding early nodulin-like protein 20, whose translation MRSLRNGVVKVLVILLVNLLSTECRNPILHRVGGGRFSWNPNINFTNWSIHEQFYVGDWLYFGFDKLIYNVLEVNKTNYEKCEDKDFLTNVTRGGRDVFNLTDAKVFYFLSGRGFCFKGMKVAVLVKDFSEDQSLEPPHNNQHGDHDLLFTNNVFSSYHYVSHIIIFLAIFVFQCFHM comes from the exons ATGAGGAGTTTGAGAAATGGAGTTGTGAAAGTATTGGTAATACTACTTGTTAACCTTTTATCCACAGAATGCAGAAATCCAATTCTCCACAGGGTCGGAGGAGGACGATTTTCTTGGAACCCAAACATCAACTTTACAAATTGGTCAATCCATGAGCAATTCTACGTTGGTGATTGGCTTT aTTTTGGATTCGACAAGCTAATTTATAATGTTTTGGAGGTGAACAAAACAAACTATGAGAAATGTGAGGACAAAGATTTCTTAACAAATGTAACAAGAGGCGGTCGCGATGTGTTCAACCTCACCGATGCCAAGGTTTTCTACTTTCTTAGTGGTAGAGGTTTCTGCTTTAAGGGAATGAAAGTGGCTGTTCTTGTCAAGGATTTTTCTGAAGATCAATCACTAGAACCTCCTCACAATAATCAACATGGTGATCATGATCTTCTTTTCACCAACAATGTCTTCTCTTCTTATCATTATGTTTCACACATCATTATCTTCCTtgctatttttgtttttcaatgcTTTCACATGTAA